In one window of Arachis ipaensis cultivar K30076 chromosome B06, Araip1.1, whole genome shotgun sequence DNA:
- the LOC107604647 gene encoding uncharacterized protein LOC107604647, which yields MSSSSSEEEKEQELQQHFTTRAVGGTEYSWCKAVPGGTGITVLGLLLSKPPHIPKLQTVLRNLQSNHPILRSTIHFDSNANSYHFRTPPTSNVQIQCLDLQSTSAILGCSSGDGDADFHLILEHELNLNKWRDPSGDGYGVLCVSVYAISERRWGVFLRLHTSGCDRAAAVTLLRELLVKVGCGGESIGEAEEKGMGMAIEDLIPVEKRNKPFWARGLDMLGYSLNSFRLGNLEFVDADSPRSSKVVRLQLDAHHTRQLVAECKSREIKLCGALAAAGMIAAWASKNLPSYQKEKYGVVTLIDCRSLLDPVLSSNHLGFYHSAILNTHDVCGETLWDLAKRSYMAFANAMNCNKHFSDMSDLNYLMCKAIENPGLTPSSSMRTALISVFEDPIIDESDDIHKEIGLEDYVGCASAHGVGPSIAIFDTIRNGKLDCACVYPSPLHSREQVQELVDHMKKILVDS from the exons ATGAGTAGTAGCAGcagtgaagaagaaaaagaacaagaactGCAACAGCACTTCACCACTCGTGCCGTTGGCGGCACCGAATACAGCTGGTGCAAGGCAGTTCCCGGCGGCACCGGAATAACCGTCCTCGGCCTCCTCCTCTCTAAACCGCCACACATTCCCAAACTCCAAACCGTACTCCGCAACCTCCAAAGTAACCATCCTATCCTTCGCTCAACAATCCACTTCGACTCCAACGCCAATTCCTACCACTTCCGAACTCCCCCAACCTCCAACGTTCAAATCCAGTGCCTCGATCTTCAATCCACCTCCGCAATCCTCGGCTGTAGTTCCGGCGACGGAGATGCTGACTTCCACCTGATTCTGGAGCACGAGCTGAACCTGAACAAGTGGCGCGATCCTAGTGGCGATGGCTACGGCGTACTGTGCGTGAGTGTGTACGCGATAAGCGAGAGGCGATGGGGAGTGTTTTTGCGGCTGCACACGTCGGGATGCGACCGTGCGGCGGCGGTGACTCTGCTGAGGGAGCTGCTGGTGAAGGTTGGATGCGGTGGAGAGAGTATCGGAGAGGCAGAGGAGAAGGGAATGGGAATGGCGATTGAGGATCTGATACCGGTAGAGAAGAGGAACAAGCCGTTTTGGGCGCGTGGTTTGGACATGCTTGGTTACTCACTGAACTCATTCAGGCTTGGGAATTTGGAATTCGTGGATGCGGACTCGCCTCGGAGCTCCAAGGTTGTGAGGTTGCAATTGGACGCTCACCACACGCGCCAGCTTGTGGCT GAATGCAAATCAAGAGAAATTAAACTTTGTGGGGCACTTGCAGCAGCTGGAATGATTGCCGCCTGGGCCTCCAAAAACCTACCCAGTTATCAAAAGGAGAAGTATGGTGTGGTAACACTCATTGATTGCCGCTCTCTTCTTGATCCAGTCCTTTCCAGCAACCATCTTG GATTTTATCATTCTGCAATATTGAACACACATGATGTATGTGGAGAAACCCTATGGGATCTAGCAAAGAGAAGTTACATGGCCTTTGCAAATGCCATGAATTGCAACAAGCATTTCTCAGACATGTCTGACCTGAACTACCTAATGTGCAAGGCGATCGAGAACCCTGGTTTGACGCCATCATCATCGATGAGAACTGCTTTGATTTCAGTTTTTGAGGACCCTATCATTGATGAATCAGATGACATTCATAAAGAGATTGGATTAGAGGACTATGTGGGTTGTGCTTCTGCTCATGGTGTCGGCCCATCGATCGCcatattcgacaccataaggaatgGAAAGTTGGATTGTGCTTGTGTATACCCATCACCCCTTCATTCTAGGGAGCAGGTGCAAGAACTAGTGGATCATATGAAGAAAATCCTTGTGGACTCATAA